In one window of Meiothermus sp. DNA:
- a CDS encoding CBS and ACT domain-containing protein: MLVKDVMHSPVLTVDASVTLEATYHIMLQRNIRHIPVMKEGRLVGMITDRDIRLATSPFAPGGAKSTETPVEQVMTRPVFTGEPLDAVEEAARVMRERKIGALPILEGQELVGIVTGIDLLDALLRLTGVQKPSGRLEVCLDDRPGELARLSGELARQNINIHSLLTYPCGEGTVTTVVRVGTLDTRKIARDLRQKGYEVRWPPEIPGKSI, from the coding sequence ATGTTAGTCAAAGACGTGATGCATAGCCCGGTGCTGACGGTGGATGCTTCGGTAACCCTCGAGGCCACCTACCACATCATGCTACAGCGCAACATTCGGCACATTCCGGTGATGAAGGAGGGCCGCCTGGTCGGCATGATTACCGACCGCGACATTCGGCTGGCCACCAGCCCCTTTGCTCCCGGGGGAGCTAAATCCACCGAGACCCCCGTCGAGCAGGTGATGACCCGGCCGGTGTTCACCGGCGAACCGTTGGATGCGGTCGAGGAGGCGGCCCGGGTCATGCGGGAGCGCAAAATTGGAGCCCTGCCCATCCTCGAGGGCCAGGAGCTGGTGGGCATCGTGACCGGGATTGACCTGCTGGATGCGCTTTTGCGCCTGACCGGGGTGCAAAAGCCCAGCGGGCGGCTCGAGGTCTGCCTCGATGACCGGCCCGGCGAGCTGGCCCGGCTGAGCGGCGAGCTGGCCCGGCAGAACATCAACATCCACTCCCTGCTGACCTACCCCTGTGGCGAAGGTACCGTCACCACAGTGGTGCGGGTGGGCACACTGGATACGCGTAAGATAGCCCGAGATCTGCGTCAGAAGGGCTACGAGGTGCGCTGGCCCCCCGAAATTCCTGGCAAGAGCATATGA
- a CDS encoding acetoin utilization protein AcuC codes for MSVPVVYSPQYKLYNFGPQHPFSPVRLEMLLDLLEHLGHPLHFVEAAQAAREDVRSVHLESFVRRVEAAGRGEHSPDFDHYGIGTADTPIFPGMDEAARWLVGGTLTAARMISSGQAKEVLQLGGGLHHAQKDLASGFCVYNDLSVAIRHLTNQGLRVAYIDIDVHHGDGVQWIHYDEPGVLTFSIHESGRYLYPGTGHTHEIGKALGTGRKLNIPLEPFTEDDSYLEVLQMGLEPALRWFRPDALVIQCGADAHYQDPLAEILLTTRAYSKIFPLLRQYAAHFSGGNALYTLGGGYSLDATSRIWAILYLTLQGLPLPDHLPEPWLRRWGTQLGHFLTHTLLDPEGAYPEIPRKPEIERRNRQVTERMLESVRPYWN; via the coding sequence ATGAGCGTTCCGGTCGTATATAGCCCCCAGTACAAGCTGTACAACTTTGGACCGCAGCATCCTTTTAGCCCGGTGCGGCTCGAGATGCTCCTGGACTTGCTGGAGCACCTGGGCCACCCGTTGCATTTTGTCGAAGCGGCCCAGGCCGCCCGCGAGGACGTGCGCAGCGTGCACCTGGAGTCGTTCGTGCGGCGCGTCGAGGCCGCCGGGCGGGGCGAACACTCGCCCGACTTCGACCACTACGGCATCGGCACCGCCGACACCCCCATCTTTCCCGGTATGGACGAGGCCGCCCGCTGGCTGGTGGGGGGCACCCTTACAGCGGCGCGGATGATCTCGAGCGGCCAGGCCAAGGAGGTCTTGCAACTGGGGGGCGGTCTGCACCATGCTCAGAAAGACCTGGCCTCGGGTTTTTGCGTCTACAACGACCTTTCCGTGGCCATTCGCCACCTCACCAACCAGGGGCTGCGGGTCGCCTACATTGATATTGACGTGCATCACGGCGATGGGGTGCAGTGGATTCACTACGACGAACCGGGTGTGCTCACCTTCTCGATACATGAATCGGGCCGCTATCTCTACCCCGGCACCGGTCACACCCACGAAATCGGCAAGGCCCTGGGCACCGGCCGCAAGCTGAACATTCCGCTGGAACCCTTTACCGAGGATGACTCCTACCTGGAGGTGCTGCAGATGGGCCTCGAGCCCGCCCTGCGTTGGTTCCGCCCCGACGCTCTGGTCATCCAGTGCGGCGCCGACGCGCACTACCAGGACCCCCTGGCCGAAATTCTCCTCACCACCCGGGCCTATAGCAAAATTTTCCCCCTCCTGCGTCAGTACGCTGCCCATTTCTCCGGCGGAAATGCCCTCTATACCCTGGGCGGTGGGTATAGCCTGGATGCCACCAGCCGCATCTGGGCCATCCTCTACCTGACCCTGCAAGGCCTGCCCCTGCCCGATCACCTTCCCGAACCCTGGCTCAGGCGCTGGGGCACCCAGCTCGGCCACTTCCTCACCCACACCCTGCTCGACCCCGAGGGGGCTTACCCCGAAATTCCCCGCAAACCCGAAATTGAGCGACGCAACCGCCAGGTGACCGAGCGGATGCTGGAGTCGGTGCGCCCTTATTGGAACTAG